From Xanthomonas sp. 10-10:
CACCTGCTGCTGCAGCAGATGGACTACCTGGGCTTCATCGACCGGTATCACGCCCGCATCGGCATCTTCCACGTCAAGGACGCGGAGTATCGCGCCAGTGCGCACAGCGGCGTCTACGGCGGCTACCAGGACTGGATCGATCGTCCGGGGCGGTTCCGTTCGCTCGGCGACGGCCAGATCGACTTCAAGGCGATCTTCTCGAAGTTCGCGCAATACGATTTCCCGGGCTGGGCGGTGCTGGAGTGGGAGTGCTGCCTGAAGCATCCGGAAGACGGCGCACGCGAGGGTGCCGCGTTCATCCGCGACCACATCATCCGCGTGACCGAACGCGCCTTCGACGACTTCGCCGACAGCGGCGCCGATCCGCCATCGCTGCGCCGCATGCTGGGGATCTGAGCCAATACCGCCTGGGAGGGCAAGCCATGAGGCACACCATGTCGCGCTTGGGCGCGATGATGTTTCTGCAGTTCTTCATCTGGGGAGCATGGTTCGTGACCCTGGGCACCTACCTGGTGCAGGGCCCCCTGCAGGCCAGCGCGAGCCAGGTGGCGACGGCCTTCCTCAGCCAGTCCATCGGCGCCATCGTGGCGCCGTTCCTGGTCGGCCTGGTCGCGGACCGCTACTTCGCCGCGCAGCGCATCCTCGCGGTGCTGCACCTCGCCGGCGCGGTGCTCATGTGGCTGGCGTCCACGGCGACGAGCTTCGGCATGTTCTCCGCCTGCGTCATGCTGTACATGCTGCTGTTCATGCCGACGCTGGCACTGGTCAACAGCGTGGCGATGCGGCACATGCAAGCGCCTGAAAAACAGTTCCCGCCCGTGCGGGTGGCCGGCAGCGTCGGCTGGATCGTGGCGGGCGTGCTGATCGGCTGGCTGGGCTGGGAACAGGCACACCGGCTCGAACTGACGTTCCGGATGGCGGCGCTGGCATCGCTCGCCCTGGGCCTGTATGCCTTCACCCTGCCGCACACCCCGCCGCTGGCGCAACAGCGCGACGCCGGGCTGGGACAGATGCTGGGACTGGACTCGCTGCGGCTGCTGAAGTCGCGCTCCTATCTGGTGTTCTTCCTGGCCTCGATCGCCATCTGCATCCCGCTGGCGTTCTACTACAACTTCACCAACCCGTATCTCAACGATCTGGGCGTGCGCGGCGCGGCCGGCCTGCAATCGCTGGGCCAGGTGTCCGAAGTGCTGTTGATGCTGGCCATGCCGTTCCTGTTCGTGCGGCTGGGGGTCAAGACGATGCTGGCGCTGGGAATGGCGGCGTGGGTGCTGCGCTACGCGATGTTCGCCTTTGGCGATGCGGGCGGCGGTTTTTCCTTGCTGGTGATCGGTATCGTGCTGCATGGCATCTGTTACGACTTCTTCTTCGTCACCGGCCAGATCTACACCGATGCGCATGCCGGCCCCGCCGCGCGCAGCAGCGCGCAGGGCTTCATCACCCTTGCCACCTACGGCGTGGGCATGCTGATCGGCACGTTCCTGTCCGGTGCGGTGGTCGAGCACTACACCACGGCGGCGGGCCCGGACTGGCAGCAGATCTGGCTGTTCCCGGCAGGCGTGGCGCTGGTCGTGCTGGTCGCCTTCCTGCTGCTGTTCCGCGACCGGCCGGTCGCCGCGGCCATCCCCTCCACACGCTGAGAACCCCACCCGATGAGCAAGCTTGGAATCGCCATCGTCGGCACGGGCATGATCGGCGCCGTGCATCGTCGCGCGGCGCTGCTGGCCGGTGCGCAGGTCCGCGGCATCGCCGCCTCATCCCCGCAACGCGCACGCGAGGTTGCGCAGTCCTGGAATGTGCCGCGCGCCTATCGCGACATCGAGGACGTGGTCGCCGATCCGCAGGTGCAGGTGGTGCACGTCTGCACACCCAATCATCTGCACCGCGCCATGGCGGAGGTGGCGCTGCAAGCCGGCAAGCACGTGATCTGCGAGAAACCCCTGGCCACGACATTGCAGGACGCCCAGGCAGTGGCGGCACTGGCCGCCGCGACCGGGCTGGTTGCCACGGTGCCCTTCGTCTACCGCTATCACCCGGTGGTGCGCGAAGCGCGCGCACGCATCGCGCAGGGCGACCTGGGGCCGCTGCGCTTGATACACGGCAGCTATCTGCAGGATTGGCTGCTGGATCCCGCCAGCAACAACTGGCGCGTGGACCCGGCG
This genomic window contains:
- a CDS encoding nucleoside permease — its product is MRHTMSRLGAMMFLQFFIWGAWFVTLGTYLVQGPLQASASQVATAFLSQSIGAIVAPFLVGLVADRYFAAQRILAVLHLAGAVLMWLASTATSFGMFSACVMLYMLLFMPTLALVNSVAMRHMQAPEKQFPPVRVAGSVGWIVAGVLIGWLGWEQAHRLELTFRMAALASLALGLYAFTLPHTPPLAQQRDAGLGQMLGLDSLRLLKSRSYLVFFLASIAICIPLAFYYNFTNPYLNDLGVRGAAGLQSLGQVSEVLLMLAMPFLFVRLGVKTMLALGMAAWVLRYAMFAFGDAGGGFSLLVIGIVLHGICYDFFFVTGQIYTDAHAGPAARSSAQGFITLATYGVGMLIGTFLSGAVVEHYTTAAGPDWQQIWLFPAGVALVVLVAFLLLFRDRPVAAAIPSTR